Proteins found in one Arachis stenosperma cultivar V10309 chromosome 8, arast.V10309.gnm1.PFL2, whole genome shotgun sequence genomic segment:
- the LOC130944189 gene encoding endoplasmin homolog: protein MRKWTLPSALLLLSLLLLFADQGRKLQANAEADSDELVDPPKVEDKIGAVPNGLSTDSDVAKREAESISKRSLRNNAQKFEFQAEVSRLMDILINSLYSNKDIFLRELISNASDALDKIRFLSLTDKEILGEGDTAKLEIQIKLDKEKKILSIRDRGIGMTKEDLIKNLGTIAKSGTSAFLEKMQSSGDLNLIGQFGVGFYSVYLVADYVEVISKHNDDKQHVWESKADGAFAISEDTWNEPLGRGTEIRLHLRDEAGEYLEEHKLKELVKKYSEFINFPIYLWASKEVDVEVPADEDDESSESSSEEESKDDDAEKSEDEEEKPKTKTVKETTYEWELLNDVKAIWLRNPKEVSEEEYTKFYHTLAKDFGDEKPLAWSHFNAEGDVEFKAVLFVPPKAPHDLYESYYNSNKSNLKLYVRRVFISDEFDELLPKYLSFLKGLVDSDTLPLNVSREMLQQHSSLRTIKKKLIRKALDMIRRIADEDPDESTDKDKKEEVSSDNDEKRGQYAKFWNEFGKSIKLGIIEDATNRNRLAKLLRVETSKSEGKLTSLDQYISRMKSGQKDIFYITGTNKEQLEKSPFLERLRKKNYEVIYFTDPVDEYLMQYLMDYEDKKFQNVSKEGLKIGKDAKAKELKESFKDLTKWWKSALSSENVDDVKISNRLDNTPCVVVTSKFGWSANMERIMQAQTLSDASKQAYMRGKRVLEINPRHPIIKELRERVVKNPEDESVKQTAQLMYQTALFESGFLLNDPKDFASRIYDSVKSSLDISPEATVEEEEEAEEVEAESEAKDGASPDADADAKDEL, encoded by the exons ATGAGGAAGTGGACGCTCCCTTCcgctcttcttctcctttctctccTCCTTCTATTTGCAGATCAAG GTCGCAAGCTTCAGGCAAATGCCGAAGCTGATTCTGACGAGCTTGTAGATCCACCTAAGGTTGAGGACAAGATCGGTGCCGTTCCTAACGGTCTTTCCACAGATTCAGATGTCGCCAAGAG GGAGGCGGAGTCGATCTCGAAGAGATCTCTTCGCAACAACGCGCAGAAGTTTGAGTTCCAGGCCGAAGTTTCTCGGCTTATGGATATTCTCATCAACTCTCTCTACAGCAACAAGGATATTTTCCTCAGGGAGTTGATCTCTAATGCTTCTGAC GCGCTGGACAAGATTAGGTTTCTCTCTCTCACCGATAAGGAGATTCTGGGGGAAGGTGATACTGCCAAGCTCGAAATCCAG ATTAAGTTGGACAAGGAGAAGAAAATCCTTTCCATCCGAGACAGGGGTATTGGTATGACAAAGGAGGATTTAATAAAGAATTTGGGGACCATAGCAAAATCTGGAACCTCAG CGTTTCTTGAGAAAATGCAATCAAGTGGTGATCTCAATCTTATTGGGCAGTTTGGAGTTGGTTTCTACTCGGTGTACCTTGTGGCTGACTATGTTGAAGTAATTAGCAAACATAATGACGATAAACA GCATGTGTGGGAATCTAAAGCTGATGGAGCATTTGCGATTTCTGAAGATACATGGAATGAACCACTGGGACGTGGTACTGAGATTAGGCTACACCTCAGAGATGAAGCTGGGGAGTACTTGGAAGAGCATAAGCTTAAG GAATTGGTAAAAAAATACTCTGAATTTATTAACTTTCCTATTTATCTCTGGGCAAGCAAAGAGGTTGATGTGGAGGTCCCTGctgatgaagatgatgaatcAT CTGAAAGCAGCTCTGAGGAAGAAAGTAAAGATGATGATGCTGAGAAAAGTGAAGATGAGGAAGAGAAGCCCAAGACAAAGACAGTGAAGGAAACGACTTATGAATGGGAACTTCTAAATGATGTGAAAGCTATATGGCTGCGAAATCCAAAGGAGGTTTCAGAAGAAGAGTACACCAAATTCTACCATACTCTTGCCAAG GATTTCGGTGATGAGAAACCTTTAGCATGGAGTCACTTCAATGCTGAAGGCGATGTTGAGTTCAAGGCAGTGCTTTTTGTGCCACCTAAAGCCCCTCATGATTTATATGAGAGTTATTACAACTCTAACAAATCCAATCTGAAGTTGTATGTTAGACGAGTCTTTATTTCAGATGAATTTGATGAACTGTTGCCTAAATACCTCAGCTTCTTGAAG GGCCTTGTTGATTCTGACACGTTGCCACTTAATGTCTCCCGTGAAATGCTGCAACAACACAGTAGCCTGAGGACAATCAAGAAGAAACTTATCAGGAAAGCCCTTGATATGATCCGTAGGATTGCTGATGAGGATCCAGATGAGTCCACTGACAAAGATAAGAAAG AAGAGGTATCATCTGACAATGATGagaaaagaggtcaatatgctAAGTTCTGGAATGAGTTTGGAAAGTCCATCAAACTTGGCATCATTGAAGATGCTACTAACAGAAACCGTCTGGCAAAACTGCTGAGAGTTGAGAC CTCCAAGTCTGAAGGTAAATTGACGTCTCTTGATCAGTACATCTCCAGAATGAAATCTGGACAAAAGGATATCTTCTACATAACTGGAACTAACAAAGAACAACTGGAAAAATCTCCTTTCCTTGAGCGGCTTAGGAAGAAAAATTACGAG GTTATTTACTTCACTGATCCAGTTGATGAATACTTGATGCAATATCTTATGGATTATGAagataaaaaattccaaaatgtGTCCAAGGAAGGTCTGAAAATTGGAAAGGACGCCAAAGCCAAGGAACTAAAGGAATCCTTCAAGGATCTCACAAAGTGGTGGAAAAGTGCACTTTCCAGTGAAAATGTTGATGATGTGAAGATATCTAACCGTTTGGATAACACTCCTTGTGTGGTGGTGACTTCGAAATTTGGTTGGAGTGCTAACATGGAGAGAATAATGCAGGCACAAACTTTATCAGATGCTAGCAAGCAAGCATACATGCGTGGCAAGAGGGTTCTTGAAATCAATCCTAGGCACCCTATTATCAAGGAGCTCAGGGAGCGTGTAGTAAAGAACCCTGAG GATGAGAGTGTGAAGCAAACAGCACAGCTGATGTATCAAACTGCTCTCTTTGAAAGTGGTTTCTTGCTAAACGACCCCAAGGATTTTGCATCTCGCATTTATGACTCAGTGAAGTCCAGCTTGGATATTAGTCCTGAAGCAACTgtggaagaggaggaagaagctgAAGAAGTTGAGGCCGAGAGTGAGGCCAAGGACGGTGCATCTCCTGATGCTGATGCTGATGCGAAGGACGAGTTGTAG